The Fragaria vesca subsp. vesca linkage group LG2, FraVesHawaii_1.0, whole genome shotgun sequence genome includes a window with the following:
- the LOC101304930 gene encoding protein MITOFERRINLIKE 1, chloroplastic-like isoform 1, whose protein sequence is MESRLSASLGLPSPNPDHHHHRHRSQSSDDFHNLFTLFTPPTTTSHIPFFASTTTKWASKTRPPKAQTIMKNLSVLERALIGAGAGGIAGAFTYFCLHPLDTIKTKLQTKGASDVYANAFDAVLKTFQTNGLLGFYSGISAVIVGSTASSAVYFGTCEMGKSFLSKLPNYPPVLIPPTAGAMGNFVSSAIMVPKELITQRMQAGAKGRSWQVLLKIVENDGVLGLYAGYSATLLRNLPAGVLSYSSFEYLKAAVLSKTKQAQMEPIQSVICGALAGAISASITTPLDVVKTRLMTQNVNKVAAVVQSGVSETVKQILKEEGLVGFTRGMGPRVLHSACFSALGYFAFETARLAILNEYIKRKELQEIGDAPA, encoded by the coding sequence ATGGAGAGCAGACTCTCAGCCTCTCTAGGCCTCCCCTCCCCAAACCCCGACCACCACCACCACCGCCACCGCTCCCAATCCTCCGATGACTTCCACAACCTCTTCACCCTCTTCACCCCACCCACCACCACATCCCACATCCCCTTCTTCGCCTCCACCACCACTAAATGGGCCTCCAAGACCCGCCCGCCCAAGGCCCAAACCATCATGAAAAACCTCTCCGTCCTCGAACGCGCCCTCATCGGCGCCGGCGCCGGCGGTATCGCCGGAGCCTTCACCTACTTCTGCCTCCACCCCCTCGACACCATAAAAACCAAGCTCCAGACCAAAGGCGCCTCCGACGTCTACGCCAACGCCTTCGACGCCGTCCTCAAGACCTTCCAGACCAACGGCCTCCTCGGCTTCTACAGCGGCATCTCCGCCGTCATCGTCGGCTCCACCGCCTCCTCCGCCGTCTACTTCGGCACCTGCGAGATGGGGAAATCATTCCTCTCCAAATTACCAAACTACCCTCCCGTCCTCATCCCGCCCACCGCGGGCGCCATGGGCAATTTCGTCTCTTCGGCCATAATGGTGCCGAAGGAGCTCATCACGCAGCGGATGCAGGCCGGCGCCAAAGGCCGGTCCTGGCAGGTGCTGCTCAAGATCGTCGAAAACGACGGCGTTTTGGGCCTCTACGCAGGCTACTCTGCCACATTGCTCAGAAACCTCCCTGCTGGGGTTTTGAGCTACTCTTCTTTCGAGTACTTGAAAGCTGCGGTTCTGAGCAAGACGAAGCAGGCCCAAATGGAGCCCATTCAGAGCGTGATTTGCGGGGCCCTCGCCGGGGCTATCTCGGCATCCATCACCACGCCGCTGGATGTGGTGAAGACCAGGCTGATGACTCAGAATGTGAACAAGGTGGCTGCTGTGGTGCAGAGTGGGGTTTCGGAGACGGTGAAGCAGATTCTGAAAGAGGAAGGGTTGGTGGGATTCACTAGAGGAATGGGGCCGAGGGTGCTGCATAGTGCTTGCTTTTCGGCATTGGGGTACTTTGCTTTCGAGACGGCTAGGCTTGCGATTTTGAATGAGTATATTAAGAGGAAGGAGTTGCAAGAAATTGGTGACGCTCCGGCTTGA
- the LOC101292869 gene encoding TMV resistance protein N-like, producing the protein MSTPTPSTWSSRPSRPTASSASTAASPPSSSALPWKHDVFLSFRGEDTRKGFTSHLYHELHYWQAIKTFKDDRELDIGSTISLELLSAIRESQLAIVVLSPHYASSTWCLDELTTIIECMEPRNAILPIFYEVIPSDVRKQQGSFAEAFAMHEEKFGEVDAERVQQWRIALRKVANLSGWDSKNYKSERELIEDIVKCVLSKVHPTRKLLDSIEPLVGIDFTLEQLRLLLAQEANDVRFVGIWGMGGIGKTTIAKLVFQKISHHFEVKKFLTNVREVSAKHGTLVDLQKQLLSPILKESITEVYDEMQGTLFAKNCLSNKKVLLVLDDVDHVNQLEVLAGHEDWFGAGSRVIITTRDERLLVEHRIELIYKIEGLNDEEALQLFSQNAFQKDQYEEGLLELSKSFVKYANGLPLALKVLGRSLYKRGRDEWISALGKLKRSPGREIFTSLKISYDRLDETEKEIFLDVAFFHKGKDKEKLLEILDITYDISCLVGISMLIEKSLLTISKSLYDNSRTNVDMHDLIQEMAWEIVRQESRDEPGRRSRLCHQTDIFHVFLNNSGTPALKGIVLCLPESKTVDWNCEAFSKMSRLRHVEFQNVNIPSGPSFLSKNLITLKWSWYPSKSLPYDFQLHFLTELKMPRSNLVQLWEGAQDLPNLKYIDLVYSENLTKTPDFSCTPNIKWLELQDCTNLVEIHPSIARLKRLERLDLSGCTSIMSLPTEFEMDSLKFFSVKHCLKLKRIPEFGKRMKSLFQLWLGGTAIEKVPSSIDRQVGLKFLNLDHCESLSCLPNAICNLKFLLQLDISGCSRLGKLPENIGNMGSLEYLYMNGTSIRDLPPSLSLLKNLQVLESRASPIKKQDGSFWGLFVRKSPEPLGLVLHSLNGLRSLKQLYLSDCNICQGAIPDDIGCLSSVQQLDLSGNNFVTLPSSIKRLSSLHVFWLQRCQRLQQLPDLPSNSSLHIYADGCSSLVMLSEPSELMRSSIKSQGFSFTSANCFGLVDNEGCNNGIFSMLRRLATQGISTDYDNFSFNIITPGSKLADWFTFQSEGSLLTVELPPPDSWTSSKWMGLAFCITFADDPAASLEYDYSTIKCSSEGINPLLRQSGKKGEIVKDHFWVFYLHRQEYWNETTTSTSHVRFSFQTFCRTNKVPLVLSIDELNKYGKISTEGGYNVKKCGARLVYEDDLEELLNGTRNILHQPTSEYCDEEESGRSSGISDQEYYSAEE; encoded by the exons ATGTCTACGCCAACGCCTTCGACATGGTCCTCAAGACCTTCCAGACCAACGGCCTCCTCGGCTTCTACAGCGGCATCTCCGCCGTCATCATCGGCTCTACC GTGGAAGCACGATGTTTTTTTGAGTTTTAGGGGTGAAGACACCCGCAAGGGTTTTACATCCCACTTGTATCACGAATTGCACTATTGGCAAGCAATCAAGACTTTCAAGGATGACCGAGAGCTCGATATAGGATCAACTATTTCTCTAGAGCTCTTGAGCGCAATTCGAGAATCACAACTTGCCATTGTTGTTCTCTCGCCTCACTATGCTTCTTCCACCTGGTGCTTGGATGAACTAACAACGATTATTGAATGCATGGAGCCGAGAAATGCAATTCTGCCAATATTTTATGAGGTAATTCCCTCAGATGTTCGAAAGCAACAAGGGAGTTTTGCCGAAGCCTTCGCCATGCATGAAGAGAAGTTTGGAGAGGTCGATGCGGAGAGGGTGCAGCAATGGAGAATTGCATTAAGAAAGGTGGCCAATCTTTCAGGGTGGGATTCAAAGAATTACAA GTCTGAAAGAGAGCTCATCGAAGACATTGTAAAGTGTGTGTTGAGCAAAGTGCATCCTACTCGTAAATTGTTAGATTCCATAGAGCCGTTAGTAGGAATTGACTTTACACTTGAACAATTACGTTTGCTTTTAGCTCAGGAGGCTAATGATGTACGCTTTGTAGGAATATGGGGGATGGGTGGTATAGGGAAGACCACCATAGCTAAGTTGGTTTTTCAGAAGATTTCTCATCATTTTGAAGTTAAGAAGTTTCTTACTAATGTTAGAGAGGTTTCTGCAAAACATGGTACTCTAGTTGATTTACAAAAACAACTTCTTTCTCCAATATTGAAGGAAAGTATCACAGAAGTTTATGATGAAATGCAGGGAACCTTGTTTGCTAAGAATTGTTTAAGTAATAAAAAGGTTCTTCTTGTTCTTGATGATGTGGATCATGTAAATCAACTAGAGGTATTGGCCGGACATGAAGATTGGTTTGGTGCAGGAAGTAGAGTCATTATCACAACTCGAGATGAACGTCTACTAGTTGAGCATCGGATAGAGCTGATTTATAAGATTGAAGGGTTAAATGATGAAGAAGCTCTCCAGCTCTTTAGTCAAAATGCTTTTCAAAAGGATCAATATGAGGAAGGTTTGCTAGAATTGTCCAAATCTTTTGTAAAGTATGCTAATGGGCTTCCGTTAGCTCTTAAAGTTTTGGGACGGTCTTTATATAAGAGAGGCCGAGATGAATGGATTAGTGCATTGGGTAAGCTAAAGAGGAGTCCTGGTAGAGAAATTTTTACTTCACTCAAAATAAGTTACGATAGACTAGATGAGACAGAGAAAGAAATTTTTCTTGATGTAGCATTTTTTCATAAGGGGAAGGACAAGGAGAAACTACTTGAAATACTAGACATAACTTATGACATTTCTTGTCTTGTTGGGATAAGTATGCTCATTGAGAAGTCTCTCCTGACTATTAGTAAATCCCTTTATGATAATTCACGCACCAACGTAGATATGCATGATTTGATACAAGAAATGGCCTGGGAAATAGTTCGGCAAGAGTCTCGCGATGAACCTGGTCGACGCAGCCGTTTGTGCCATCAAACGGACATATTTCATGTATTCCTAAACAACTCG GGAACACCAGCACTCAAAGGCATTGTCCTCTGCTTGCCCGAATCAAAAACGGTAGACTGGAATTGTGAAGCCTTCTCCAAAATGTCTCGACTAAGGCATGTTGAATTTCAGAATGTGAACATACCTTCAGGTCCAAGTTTTCTTTCAAAGAATCTGATAACTCTCAAATGGAGCTGGTATCCTTCCAAATCTCTTCCGTATGACTTTCAATTGCATTTCCTTACTGAGCTTAAGATGCCTCGAAGCAACCTTGTTCAGCTTTGGGAGGGAGCACAG GATTTGCCCAACCTGAAATATATCGATCTTGTATATTCCGAAAACTTGACCAAGACCCCAGATTTCTCATGCACTCCTAATATTAAGTGGTTGGAACTTCAAGATTGTACAAATTTAGTTGAGATTCACCCTTCCATTGCAAGGCTCAAAAGGCTCGAAAGATTAGATTTATCAGGCTGTACAAGTATAATGAGTCTCCCTACGGAGTTTGAAATGGATTCTCTTAAGTTTTTCAGTGTTAAGCATTGCTTAAAACTGAAAAGGATTCCAGAATTTGGGAAACGGATGAAAAGTTTGTTTCAACTTTGGCTAGGTGGGACTGCTATTGAGAAAGTCCCTTCATCGATTGACCGCCAAGTTGGCCTTAAGTTTCTGAATCTAGACCATTGTGAAAGCCTTTCCTGTCTTCCCAATGCCATCTGCAATCTGAAGTTTCTCTTACAGCTAGATATCTCTGGATGCTCCAGACTAGGGAAACTCCCAGAAAACATAGGGAATATGGGGAGTTTGGAGTATTTATATATGAATGGGACTTCTATCAGAGACTTGCCACCCTCCCTTTCACTTTTGAAAAATCTCCAAGTACTAGAATCTCGTGCATCACCAATAAAGAAACAAGATGGGAGTTTCTGGGGTTTGTTTGTAAGAAAAAGTCCAGAACCTTTGGGATTAGTGTTGCATTCTTTAAATGGTTTACGCTCCCTGAAGCAGTTATATCTAAGTGATTGTAATATTTGTCAAGGAGCTATCCCCGATGACATTGGTTGCTTGTCCTCTGTGCAACAATTGGATCTTAGTGGAAATAATTTTGTTACCTTACCGTCAAGCATTAAAAGGCTTTCTAGTCTTCATGTATTTTGGTTGCAGAGGTGCCAAAGGCTTCAACAATTACCAGATCTTCCATCAAACAGTTCATTACATATATATGCAGATGGTTGCAGTTCATTGGTTATGTTGTCAGAACCATCAGAGTTGATGAGATCTTCCATTAAATCTCAGGGATTTTCTTTCACTTCCGCCAATTGCTTTGGACTGGTTGATAATGAAGGCTGTAATAATGGAATATTTTCAATGCTGAGACGATTGGCTACACAG GGGATCTCCACTGATTATGATAACTTCTCTTTCAATATCATAACTCCTGGAAGTAAACTTGCAGACTGGTTCACGTTCCAAAGTGAGGGAAGTTTACTAACTGTGGAGCTTCCTCCTCCGGATTCCTGGACATCATCAAAGTGGATGGGGCTTGCTTTTTGCATCACGTTTGCTGATGATCCAGCAGCTTCTCTTGAATATGACTATTCAACAATTAAATGTTCATCAGAAGGGATAAACCCTCTCTTGAGGCAGTCGGGGAAAAAGGGCGAAATTGTGAAAGATCACTTTTGGGTATTTTATTTGCATCGTCAAGAGTATTGGAATGAAACCACAACCAGTACTAGTCACGTTAGGTTTTCATTCCAAACGTTCTGCCGCACGAACAAGGTACCATTGGTGTTGAGTATTGATGAGCTCAACAAGTATGGGAAAATTTCGACCGAGGGTGGGTATAATGTAAAGAAATGCGGGGCGCGTTTGGTGTACGAAGATGATTTAGAAGAACTCCTCAACGGAACGAGGAACATCCTTCATCAGCCAACAAGTGAATATTGTGACGAGGAGGAGTCAGGCAGAAGTAGCGGTATCTCCGACCAGGAATATTACTCTGCTGAAGAATGA